In Methanomassiliicoccales archaeon, the genomic window TGCCAGCGAATGACGCTGGAGTTCCCCTTCACCAGGGCCGAGGCTGAAGTCCTGCTGGAAGAGGCTTTTCCCAACATGCCTCGAGAAACGCGGAACGCCTGGCTTGATAACGATTCGACGGAGAAGCTGATCTCAGATGGAGAGGTTCTGTACTACGAGCAGTTCATCCAGAACATCAGATTCCGGAACCTTGAATTGATAAGGGAGATGATGGAAGGGATCGGGCACACGCCCATATACGATTCGGAGGCCATCAGGAACATTGTCTGGAATGCCACCCCTTTACATGAAGGTCCCTACCTGAATCCTATCCAATTCCACGGATGGGGAAATCTATCGGTTCCCAGAGATGAACTTCCTGAGAACGGAACCCTGGAACTCTGGATACCGCATCCGGTGACCACCTCAAGTCAGGTCAATGTGAAAATCGTTTCAATAGAGCCATGGGAGTACATCGTCCATCAGCCGGACGTTTACGCGGACCTAGGTCTGGCCTACTTGGAGATACCCCTAAACGAGATAAAGGGAGACCTTGAGGTCACCATCGAGTTCACATTCACCGAGTATGAGATGCGATTCAGCGTAGATCCCGAAGAAGTGGGAGAATACGATGAGGGATCGTCCGAGTACATCCACTACACTCGCACTTCTGAGAACATTGTCGTAGATCAAGAAATCAGAGAACTGGCGCTTTCGATCGTGGGTAACGAGACGAATCCATACCTGCAGGCCCAGAAGATCTACTGGTACGTCGTCGACAATATACCATACAGTCTCGTACCACACCTCTATCTGTCGACCGCGGGAATCCCGGAATCACAATACGTTCATGAGATGGGACATGGAGACTGCGGCGCCCAGAGCTCCTATTTCTGCGCTCTTTGCAGATCCATAGGCATTCCAGCCAGGGACATTGGGGGCAACCAACTGGTTCCGGGAACTGCCGGTAACCACTTCTGGGCGGAGTTCTTAGTACCGAATTATGGTTGGGTTCCAGCGGATGTTACCATTGCCGAGATCGCTGACTGGTCGTTTGATGCCACCGATGAAGAGAGGACTACTTTCAAGGAGTTCTACTTCGACAACCTCGATCCCTACAGGTTCATCATACAGAAGGACTTCGACATTCCGATGAACCCGGACCCTGTTAACGCCATCCTGTTCAGAACAGTGCATCAGGCACCATCGGCGGTCTGCTTGACCTCTCAGACTGATGTTGAACTGACAATGTACTATCATTGGGAATTCGATATCGACCCTATCGGAGGGGAGTATACTCAGTAGGCTTTCACAGATCGATCCATTGTGATTTGACCGATTTCGATGCGAACCATACCTCAAGGTTTAGAACCTTGTTACCCAGTGTTGAGGCAACCTTGAAATATGATTGAACGCTATCGGAGATTCCCGTGAATGCGATGAAATATATCTTTGTCACGGGAGGTGTGCTTTCCGGATTGGGAAAGGGCATCACTGCTTCTTCTATCGGGCGACTTCTGAAATCCAGAGGTCTGAAGGTCACTGCCATAAAGATCGACCCCTACCTGAATATTGATGCGGGCACGATGAACCCCTTCGAACACGGAGAGGTATTTGTCCTGGAGGATGGCGGTGAGGTCGATCTGGACCTGGGTAACTACGAGAGATTCCTGAATGTGAACCTTACCAGCGATCACAATATCACCACAGGCAAGGTCTACCAATCGGTCATCGAGAAAGAGAGGCAGGGAGAGTTCTTGGGGAAGACCGTTCAGATCATCCCCCATATCACCAATGAGATCAAGGGTCAGATCGAGTCTGTGGCTGATGGCTCCGGGGCGGATGTGTGCATCGTGGAGCTCGGTGGTACGGTAGGAGACATCGAGAGTATGCCCTTCCTCGAGGCAG contains:
- a CDS encoding transglutaminase domain-containing protein, with protein sequence MTGKGATKALIALLIAAVVISSGCLSSSDRDETGDSIFTSAMNEYLKANYRTASALFEDASQAYSLEGEVTRSIRATNWKFICQRMTLEFPFTRAEAEVLLEEAFPNMPRETRNAWLDNDSTEKLISDGEVLYYEQFIQNIRFRNLELIREMMEGIGHTPIYDSEAIRNIVWNATPLHEGPYLNPIQFHGWGNLSVPRDELPENGTLELWIPHPVTTSSQVNVKIVSIEPWEYIVHQPDVYADLGLAYLEIPLNEIKGDLEVTIEFTFTEYEMRFSVDPEEVGEYDEGSSEYIHYTRTSENIVVDQEIRELALSIVGNETNPYLQAQKIYWYVVDNIPYSLVPHLYLSTAGIPESQYVHEMGHGDCGAQSSYFCALCRSIGIPARDIGGNQLVPGTAGNHFWAEFLVPNYGWVPADVTIAEIADWSFDATDEERTTFKEFYFDNLDPYRFIIQKDFDIPMNPDPVNAILFRTVHQAPSAVCLTSQTDVELTMYYHWEFDIDPIGGEYTQ